The Suricata suricatta isolate VVHF042 chromosome 16, meerkat_22Aug2017_6uvM2_HiC, whole genome shotgun sequence genome contains the following window.
GGCGTTGGGTGATCGTGGTTGTAGATGCTCGGATGGCCCCGGAGGCTGCAGCTAAGTGTTGTCCTGAGAGGCTCCAAATCCGTTTCTGGACTCTGCCCCACCCACTGCTACTTCGACCTGAGGCCACCCGACCACCTTCCTGCTTGCTTTGCCAGGGGACAGTCCACAGATTTAATAGCGCACCCCCTTTCATTCTCAGAAGGGTGTCCGTTTGATGCTAGGCCAGGCCGTCATCCCAGCTTTAGGCACGTCAGGGTCACTTTGCTGAACTTGAGGCTGCCATTGAAAGTGTGCAGTTCAGAGATCATGTCCTCAAAGCGGAGGGCCATCCATTGCTGAGTTCGGGGAGGCAGCGGCACACGCCGCAGCAGGGACTTCCTCCGGACTGAACGGAGGTTTCCGTTGCCACAGAGTAACACGCTTCGAATAGCAGCCTGAAGGCAGGCATTTCTGGGCACCCCCTGGTCCTTCTGCAAACCCCGGGGGACAGTCAGAATGTAACTACCGTAGTCGGGAGGCTCCCCTTATCCACGTTCTCATTTTCTGCGTTTTCAGTTCCGCGTGGTCGGCTGTGGCCTGGGGTCAGGGGTCCTCCTCCTGAGGCTACTCGCCGTGGCAGAATGCACCCGACAGTCCCCTCTCCTCATCCCGGCCTGCATGCCAGACCTTGCCTCACGTCATCACAAGAGAGCAGGAAGTAAGAGATTTTCAGAGACCACCTTCGCGTAacgtgttttttttaaagtatattgttataatttttctattttattgttaacCTCTTACCATCATGcctttctaagtattttattaaccTCTTACCATGCCTTCTAAACTCTGTCATAGCTGCGGACGTACCAGGACAAACAGTATAAAGAGGGTTCGGTACTGTCGGGGATCTCAGGCACCCACGGGAGGGGGGTCTTGGGACAGAGGGTCTGGGGGACTGCTCCAGAACAGAGGGACGGGGTTAGGTCAGACACCCAAGGCCCTGCTGGTGTGGATGCTAATGGCATCCCTTTTTACTCAAGTGGCTCAGAATTTGGTAAATGGACTAGTTCCGGGATTAAGCCATAAGGACAGGGTTCAGTTTTAAGTAAGATGAACTCATCCTCTTCTGACAAGAGGAAACGAAGTCCTAGAGAAGCCTTGCTGGTTTCTGACCTGCCAAAACGCAGCCCGCCGCCCCGCAGACATTAACTCCCTCAAACCGCTCCTCTCGGTTAGGCCGGTGCCTCCCTGATCCTGCCACCCTGCAGTGTCGGTGAACACTGCTTCCCAGGGGTGAGAGGTCTGCGCAATAAGACAGGGCAGCGGTCACCGAGGCTGGGCAGGACGTGGGGCTTTCTCATCCCAGGCCAGCCCTGAGCCCCATCAAAGGTGGCACATGATGATGGGAGTTCCTGTGTGGACAGAGACAGGTTTCTGGTTTTATAAAACCAGGAAGCCTCTCTACTAATATTAAGCAACCAGCTGGCTGGCTTTCTCCTCTGACTGGAAGAAAACCGTTTGCCTCTGCTCTCATTCATGTTCTGTAAGTCCACATATGTGGCTTTTCTCAACCAGGCAGACAGACCCAAGGGTCTTCAAGTACTTCGGCCATGCCCAGCCTACAGTGAGTAGCCCGTTTAAAGCAAGGCCAGGAGGGGTGGCATTGGCAAAAGGGGGCTCTATGAGGGGCAGTGGCGACAGTAAAGAAAGGGGAGGGACTCGTGAAAGATGACGGCTCTGGCGGCGCACCTCCAGGTTTACTCCTGGTACAAAAGCATTTAATAAGCGCCACACGTCAGGACAGGAAAACAGCATCTACAGCTCATACTTTCAAACCAGAGCAGCCGACTAAAGTCAGTATAGTCttatctttactttaaaaaaaaaaaaatttggaaggtACACACCGAGAATTGAAATGGTTTCTTTCTAGAGATGTGACATCCATGTTTTCTGGTTATTTCTATGAAACACTGTGCTAAATCAAAGCACACACGTGACCAGTAAAGCTGtctgctctctcctcctcacGCTGCACCAGCTCAGCGGAACTCCGCCTTGGTAGGGAGAGCCCGAGAGCAGGAAGAACTGAGCCCGTACCCCAAGAGGAAACCTAACAAACTGATTTATACAGAAGGGGTTTGAACAAACCTGTATGAACACTTGACATGCTGTAAGAAAGGGAGACCTTTGAGCCTACTTCCAGCATAAGCACACACCGGTAAACTAGGAACGTTAACACAGAAAGCATCTTTGCTTTCACAGCACTAAAAGCTAAAAAGGACACAGTATATAATACTTTGATCTTTAAGTGGGCAATCATGGAAGTTCCAAGATTATAGCCACTAGGTTAGCCTGAgtattcatctataaaaatagttttctaaaaatgCTTAGAAGAATTCTAGAAACAGACTACATCAGGACCAGCAAAAGACAGTGATGCAGGGACTGCCGCGTGTAAAACAAGGAAGTGATTTTCACATGTAGCTTCAGGTCAGGGACACCTCTCGGTTATTCCTCCAGCCAGGCCCGGCGGCGCTGTGAGCTGCTGCACAGGGCAGCTGGCTCGAGGAATACCCTAGAGAAACGTTCCCACACTGGACAAACCCCCCACCCCGTGAGGCTGCAGGACCAACACTGATGCTCACAGGAAGCCTGATGGACATGCAGGGCCGAAGAGGGCCGGAGATGGTGGGTTCTTCCAAGTGCTGCTGACCTGCCAACATGCATGCTGGGGAAGAAGCCTGCCTCAGGCCTGAGAGAGGGGTCTGCTTGGGGAGCAGGGCTCGGATTACTGAACACAAGGTGCTGCaggggcccaggaggggcagatGATTGTCTTCTGACCCATCAATACTTAACATCAGTGAAGAGTTGGGGGACAGAGCCAGGCTTCCCAAGATGTGTCCTGTCACACAGTCAGTCTGCTGGGCTGGTGACGTCCAGAAAGATACCGGTGCCTGGTCGTGGAACTTAGTGCCGCAGGTCATTCTGGGAAGCTGGCAAAGGAGAGGATTTGCACAACGAAGTCACCACGAAACCACTGCTTAAATCCAGTCCCCGGCCTTCTTTTTCCTGCAGGAGACAAAGAATCACAAGTGGCAAAGAATAGGGAAAAAACAGGAGTCCTTTCTAGCTCAGAACCCTGCGTGGGGCATGGGGGAGGCGGTGCTCAGGCTAGGAGGTTGGGCCACTGGGGAGCAcacaggagggggcgggggttaTTTTGCAATCTTGTTCAGCATTGGCCCAGTCCCTCATAAAATGTTCTCTCCCTTCActgaaaaatacttctttttcccATTAAGAGCCTGAATTACAAGAAAGAGCAAGGCAGTTAGACCTGCTTTTTGGTTTTGTCCTTCTGATTATTTAGGGACTGTAAGAGGTACCTGGGCTCTGTTTCAACACAATGAGAATGTGGTTCCTCAGTAAAGGTCCTGGGTCCTGGCCAGAGGACAGCTGCTCGCTCTTCTGACACCTTGCTAGCTGCCGGACTGGTACTGGCCAGTTGCGGGGAGAAACCTGGCAGCTGGCCCACCAGGGCCTATCTCTGTGGTTCCCTGTGGCTAACGACACAGGCAAGGGTGACTTACTGCTCTGTAGTCCAGAAACATCTCCTTAAAAGCCAGAAAATCTGTGAACGTGAGCAGCATGTCAAATATGTCACCAGCCACTTCATCTTTATGGTGCCTGCAAGAGAGAAGGATGCTGTTTCGTGAAAGACCGAAACAGACCCGGTCTCCTCAAGATTCCATCTCAAGATTTTAAGGCCCTCCCGCCCGGGACCCAGCTGCCACGTGCTATAAACCTTCATGGTCAAGCAATGAAATAACAGGGTCTTTTTTTCAgagcaaagggggaaaacaggaaaaaatgcagAGTCAGGGTCAACTCACTGCAAAGTTGTCGTGAAAGCTGCCATGTTAAATCCAGGAATCCGCTCCAGCAGCTGTTCTTCAATATACTTCTCTACCAAAGAAATCTGTAACCGTGGACAGGATCTTGGTTTTAGAAACACCAGGCTGCTTTTCAGAAAGCCTGGCCTCCAGCCCTTTGCAAACATTTCCTAAGGGGCTATTTTATGtgccaagctccatgctgagcgctGGGGGTACCAAAGAGAAAATCCAGAGCCTGTCCTCAGTGAGCATGCGCCCTGGCCCACCACAGGAGAGGCATCTGCAGGTAATTACACCGTGACATGACGGCGACACGAGGAACACACTAATGTAGTAGATAGTAGAGACTGTGAACAGCAGGCTCCTCCCCCCACggcaggaaggaaggactgaAGTGGGGCCTTTTTTCTTGGGTAGATGGAATCcgggcagtttgtgggtttgggccccccgtcgggctctgtgcagacagctcggagtctggaacctgcttgggattctgtgtcccctcccctcccccttctctctcaaaaataaatattaaaaatgttttaaaaaggaatatatgaaGAAGCATACTGTCGGAGGTAATCACAGGTTCTTCGTAAGCGGAGGCTGGACTGGAGGAAACCATTCAGGACGCCACGCTTCTAAGGTTAAGAAAGTCCTCAAGGCTCAAGCCTTTTCTCAGACAGATGAGACTGTTCCAGGAGGTGCGAGAGGCCCAGAGCTGAGACTCCTGGGTATCTAGTCTTGGTTTTCGCGTCTACCTAATCACGCACACCTGATTAGATTAcatggtaggaaaaaaaatgcagacgACCCCTGAACAGTTAAGTGTTTGAACTGCATGGCTCCGCTTACACTTTTTTGAGAAATACACACAATACTCTAAATGGATGTTCTCATATGATTTTAGTAACATTTCCTTTCCTCTAGCTTCCTTTAGTAGGAATACAGTAGTACAGAATACCTATATAAAATAGGTGTTTATCAACAATTTCTGTTATCAGTAAAGCTTCCAGTCAACAATAGGCTCTTACTAGTTATGTTTTTCAGAGTCAAAGATTATTAGcagattttgttaaaaaaatttttttaatgtttattcatttttgagagacagagtagggggagagggagacagaatcggaagcaggctccaggctctgagttgtcagcacagagcctgatgtggggctcaaacctgtgaactatgagatcatgacctgagctaaagtcagatgcttaactgactgagccacccaggtgcctcatacaTGGATTTTCAATTATGTAGGTGTTCTCAtgttaagggtcaactgtagtgtGTGCAAGTCAAAAGGTCAATATATTGTGTATGAATACAATATACATATGgtatactatatatgtgtgtgtgtgtgtgtatatatatatatatatatatatatatacacacacacagtatatgaATGCAAGGTATAGTGAACCCATATATTGTAACTGAAAATGGGATTATGATCAAGccaaaagttttttaaaacagaagttggaggggtgcctgggtggctcagtcggttaagaatccactcctgattttggctcaggtcatgaactcacagttcatgagtttgagccctgccttatgctgtgtgctgacagtatagagcctgctgagcctgcttgggactctctctccccttctctctgcctctccccctgcttattctctcctttcctcaaaagaaataaacaaacattaaaatagaagCTGGACAAAAATCATCAAACACCCCCAAGTACTGCAGAAGGAAGCAATGGGAGATTCTAACTAGAATTCCTGACACTTACTGGTGGCAGCTTCTAAAGTCCACCAATGTTAACATCTTaaacaaatcttttttaatgtttattaattttttttgagagagagaacacaagcaaggaaggggcagagagagagggagacacagaatctgaagcaggttcgaggctctgagctgtcagcaaagagcccaatgtggggctggtacccacaaactgagatcatgacctgagccgaaactggacacttaactgatggagccaccgaggtgccccaaatGTCAAAACATCTTTTGACtctaaattcacattttaaagaaattataatctctggggaaagaaacagaaaactacttacatattcattaaaaatagatGTGTAGGTGAGTTTattctcttctgtgtcttcaaATTCCTGGTAATACTTGTCCATGAAATTCCTCTGTAATAATTGGAACTTGTTATCTGAAcaatagaaaaattttattattttcaatggaGACTAAAAACCGTTATAATTTACAAACAGGCCAGAATTCTTTGTCAGCAGAACTGCTTTCATAATGGTCAGTGTCTAGGAGAGGAAAAGCTAACAGTGCTTCAGGGAAGTGTTCAGTAGGACACTGATGTTCAAACAGCCCAACcccatctttttattcataataaatattagtatttttaaaagtgataaaatatggggcgcctgggtggctcagtcggttaggtctccgacttcggctcaggtcagatctcacgtttgtgggttcgagccccgagtcgggctctgcgctgacagctagctcagagcctggagcttgcttccagttctgtgtctccttctctctctgcccctccccctctcatgctctgtctctctctgtatcaaaaataaaacattaaaaaaagtgataaaatatacctaatattaagttcactttttttttgctGCAAGCCCTTCAAACACGTCTCATAAAGTTTAATTAACACCAAATGCAGTATGCTAAGCACCAAGAGCCACATAATACCACATTTTCTAAGTCCCATATTTAATATTCCACATGTCAATGAGTCTTTGAGGAAAGGCGGGGGAGGTGAAGCCTTCTCTTAAGAGTTTAGCTACATCCTCACCCTCATACCTCTGTGGTTCCTGGGCAGTAACTGAGAGTTtgaaatacattattaaatattttatttcaaattttattattttatttatatccaagttagcatatggtgcaataagatttcaggagtagattccagtgagtCGTCGCCTAggtataactcccagtgctcatcccaacaagtcctTAGTGCCCtgtccatttagcccatgccccaatccacaacccctccagtaaccctcagtttgttctctgtatttaagagtctcttatgttttgtccccctccttgtttttgtattatttttgcttcccatccctatgttcatctgttttgtatcttaagttccacatatgagtgaagtcatatatttgtcttcctctaatttctcttagcagaataccctctagttccatccacgcagttgcaaatggcaaggtttcattctttttgattgctgagtaatactccattgtgtgtgggagggtgtagagggagatagagaacccaggcaggctccatgcccagtggggGGTccgactgtgagctcatgacctgagctga
Protein-coding sequences here:
- the ARL2BP gene encoding ADP-ribosylation factor-like protein 2-binding protein yields the protein MDALEEESFALPFSSASDAEFDAVVGYLEDIIMDNKFQLLQRNFMDKYYQEFEDTEENKLTYTSIFNEYISLVEKYIEEQLLERIPGFNMAAFTTTLQHHKDEVAGDIFDMLLTFTDFLAFKEMFLDYRAEKEGRGLDLSSGFVVTSLCKSSPLPASQNDLRH